The following are from one region of the Paenibacillus sp. KS-LC4 genome:
- a CDS encoding alpha/beta hydrolase family protein: MALFQCDFFSEKLGFSTGMSVILPQPSLADLSSRKEGADYKYPVLYLLHGLSDDHTAWTRYTSIERYASSKGIAVVMPGVHRSFYADMEQGGRYWSFVSEELPLVARSFFPLSARREDNFVAGLSMGGYGAFKLGLHHPERFAAAASLSGALDVVSRLQHPDFSYTDEGEFGRLYGSIEKLEAGPSHLFNLLASTAALAPEQQPKFYQCCGTEDFLYEDNLRFKAAMEDSGLTLTYDEEPGMHEWGFWDRNIQRVLDWLPLSR, from the coding sequence ATGGCCTTGTTTCAATGTGATTTTTTCTCGGAAAAGCTCGGCTTCTCGACTGGCATGTCGGTTATTTTGCCCCAGCCGTCCTTAGCTGACCTGTCTTCCCGCAAGGAAGGCGCGGATTACAAATATCCGGTGCTGTATTTACTGCATGGGCTGTCCGATGACCATACCGCTTGGACACGCTATACGTCCATTGAACGTTATGCGTCCAGCAAAGGAATCGCTGTCGTCATGCCTGGCGTGCATCGCAGCTTCTATGCCGATATGGAGCAGGGCGGGCGTTACTGGAGCTTTGTGAGCGAGGAGCTACCGCTAGTGGCCCGCTCCTTCTTCCCGCTGTCAGCCCGCAGGGAAGACAACTTTGTCGCTGGTCTCTCGATGGGCGGCTACGGCGCATTCAAGCTGGGACTGCATCATCCTGAGCGCTTTGCCGCTGCGGCAAGTCTTTCTGGCGCGCTTGATGTTGTGAGTCGTCTCCAGCATCCGGACTTCTCTTATACGGATGAAGGCGAGTTTGGACGATTGTACGGAAGTATAGAGAAGCTCGAAGCGGGGCCTAGCCATCTATTTAATCTTTTGGCCTCTACAGCTGCGCTTGCCCCTGAACAACAGCCAAAGTTTTATCAATGCTGCGGGACAGAAGATTTTCTGTATGAGGATAATCTTCGCTTTAAGGCAGCAATGGAGGACTCTGGGCTGACTCTAACCTATGATGAGGAACCGGGTATGCATGAATGGGGCTTCTGGGATCGCAATATCCAGCGCGTCCTTGACTGGCTGCCGCTTTCCCGTTAG
- a CDS encoding carbohydrate ABC transporter permease has protein sequence MALKTKKGTALQWLLGILLTGGGVVMMLPFAWMIMSAFKTESEVKQLPPTLWPKNITFENFSDLFVNMHFGTYLGNTLLIVFFSFIGLFLNAMAGYAFAKFKFKGKDKLFYLVLATMMIPGQVTMIPVYLLLNEMHLTNTMVGIVLPGFVGAFGIFLFRQFMSTIPDELLEATRLDGASEIRTFFQIVLPISKAILAIQGILTFIGGWNSFLWPLIIANDEKLYSLSVGLALLKGEHGGNYALQMAGSTFMVLPVVIVFIFFQKQIIENYSISGIK, from the coding sequence ATGGCACTGAAAACAAAAAAAGGTACAGCGCTGCAATGGCTGCTCGGCATCCTGCTGACTGGCGGCGGAGTAGTCATGATGCTTCCGTTCGCATGGATGATTATGTCGGCGTTCAAAACAGAGAGCGAGGTCAAGCAGCTGCCTCCAACTTTATGGCCAAAAAATATTACGTTCGAAAACTTCAGCGACTTGTTCGTCAATATGCATTTTGGCACGTATTTGGGCAATACGCTGCTGATCGTCTTCTTCTCCTTTATTGGCTTGTTCCTGAATGCGATGGCTGGTTATGCTTTCGCCAAGTTCAAGTTCAAAGGCAAGGATAAGCTGTTCTATCTCGTGCTCGCAACGATGATGATTCCCGGCCAGGTGACCATGATTCCTGTTTACCTGCTGCTTAATGAAATGCATTTAACCAATACGATGGTTGGTATTGTGCTTCCAGGCTTTGTCGGCGCTTTTGGTATTTTTCTATTCCGCCAATTTATGTCCACGATTCCCGACGAGCTGCTGGAAGCAACTCGCTTGGATGGAGCAAGTGAAATTCGCACCTTCTTTCAAATTGTGCTTCCGATCTCTAAAGCTATTTTGGCGATTCAAGGCATTCTGACCTTTATTGGCGGCTGGAACAGCTTCCTGTGGCCGCTCATTATCGCCAATGACGAGAAGCTGTACAGCTTGTCTGTCGGCTTGGCCTTGCTCAAAGGCGAGCATGGCGGCAACTATGCATTGCAAATGGCAGGCTCCACGTTCATGGTGCTGCCGGTCGTCATCGTCTTTATTTTCTTCCAAAAACAAATTATTGAGAATTATTCGATTTCCGGCATTAAATAA
- a CDS encoding sugar ABC transporter permease: protein MKGILNNKTPYFFIAPTLILLSMFSLLPIVIALVISFTDMDLAGLADFSNISFVGMHNYLDVLTDPLFVQAITNTLYYVIIGVPSVIALSLAIALLINFGKSKVFTTFRVIYYLPSVTNVVAVAVVWTYLYNPSLGLFNYLLNLVHLPDVQWLQHPIIAKISLIILALWRAIGLNMLIFIAAIKGIPRSYYEAAQIDGASSWQQMRTITLPLLRYAIFFVSITTMIGWIQFFEEPLIMTKGGPLNGTMSVALFIYNNGFQYSKFGYAAAGSFILFISIIIITLVQFKFQNKETDV from the coding sequence ATGAAAGGCATACTGAATAATAAAACACCTTATTTCTTTATAGCGCCAACGTTGATTTTGCTCTCTATGTTCTCCCTGCTGCCTATTGTTATTGCACTCGTCATCAGCTTCACCGATATGGATCTCGCCGGCCTTGCCGATTTTTCCAACATATCATTCGTAGGCATGCACAACTACTTGGACGTATTAACGGATCCGTTATTCGTTCAAGCGATTACCAACACGCTTTATTATGTTATTATTGGCGTTCCTTCGGTTATCGCCCTGTCGCTCGCGATTGCCCTGCTGATTAACTTCGGCAAATCAAAAGTTTTTACGACTTTCCGCGTCATTTATTATTTACCATCCGTGACCAACGTCGTTGCCGTTGCGGTCGTATGGACTTATTTGTACAACCCATCGCTTGGCTTGTTCAACTATTTGCTGAACCTTGTACATCTTCCCGATGTCCAGTGGCTCCAGCACCCGATTATTGCTAAAATCTCGCTGATCATCCTTGCCTTATGGCGGGCAATCGGTCTAAATATGCTTATTTTTATTGCAGCTATCAAGGGCATACCACGCTCTTATTACGAGGCTGCACAAATCGACGGAGCCAGCAGCTGGCAGCAAATGCGTACAATAACGCTTCCGCTGTTGCGTTATGCTATTTTCTTCGTATCCATTACCACGATGATTGGCTGGATTCAATTTTTCGAAGAGCCGCTCATTATGACGAAAGGCGGACCGCTTAACGGCACGATGTCCGTAGCCTTGTTCATTTACAACAACGGCTTCCAATACAGCAAATTCGGATATGCTGCGGCAGGATCCTTTATACTATTTATTTCGATCATTATTATTACGCTCGTTCAATTCAAGTTCCAGAACAAGGAAACAGATGTTTAA
- a CDS encoding sugar ABC transporter substrate-binding protein — translation MFNKSVKTALISTMLLSGILTACSTSNDTNKAGEAATGDQPVTIKVWGMGDQEQTLKTISEQFESDNPNIKVDVQVIPWGSAHDKLLTAVASKSGPDVLQMGTSWMPEFANAGALLDLTPYVDQYPEFKPENFFEGSVNTTQFDGKTFGIPWYAETRVLFYRTDLLKEVGYDKAPATWDELKDAATKLTARGEGKYGIDLVPGEPTLGIMFGRQNGSKIFDEQNKPLFNQPEFVDAVKYVGSFYQEKLSPVDLGIDAVQGFAGDGVIPMFISGPWMIKPIKEQAPDIEGKWATAVLPSGSANNNSILGGSDLTVFKYSKNQEAAVKFIAYMSKPEVQLKWKELSDALPAVQSVWQDASMTSDPNLQVIGEQLKHAEATPALTAYDQISQKYVAHFEQIYRANADVQKEMDALNVEAEKLIK, via the coding sequence ATGTTTAATAAATCCGTTAAAACTGCACTTATTAGCACGATGCTGCTTTCAGGTATTTTGACAGCGTGCTCAACATCCAATGATACAAATAAAGCAGGCGAAGCCGCTACTGGCGATCAGCCCGTTACCATTAAAGTTTGGGGCATGGGCGACCAAGAGCAGACGCTCAAAACCATTTCCGAGCAATTCGAATCGGACAACCCGAACATTAAAGTCGATGTACAGGTTATCCCTTGGGGCTCGGCTCATGACAAGCTGCTTACAGCAGTTGCTTCTAAATCCGGTCCTGACGTGCTGCAAATGGGTACTTCCTGGATGCCTGAATTTGCGAATGCGGGCGCTTTGCTTGATTTGACGCCTTATGTTGACCAGTATCCTGAATTTAAGCCGGAGAACTTTTTCGAGGGCAGCGTAAATACAACGCAATTTGACGGTAAAACGTTCGGCATTCCTTGGTATGCTGAAACCCGCGTCCTGTTCTATCGCACCGACCTGCTGAAGGAAGTAGGCTATGACAAAGCGCCTGCTACTTGGGATGAGCTGAAGGATGCAGCAACGAAGCTGACAGCACGCGGCGAAGGCAAATACGGCATTGACCTCGTCCCAGGCGAGCCGACTCTGGGCATTATGTTTGGTCGCCAGAACGGTTCCAAAATTTTTGATGAGCAAAACAAGCCTTTGTTCAATCAGCCGGAATTTGTTGACGCTGTAAAATATGTAGGCAGCTTCTATCAAGAGAAGCTTTCTCCTGTAGACCTCGGCATTGATGCCGTTCAAGGCTTTGCTGGCGACGGTGTTATCCCAATGTTCATCAGCGGACCGTGGATGATCAAGCCAATTAAAGAGCAAGCACCGGATATCGAGGGCAAATGGGCAACCGCTGTTCTTCCATCCGGTTCGGCGAACAACAATTCGATTCTTGGCGGCTCGGATCTGACCGTATTCAAATACAGCAAAAATCAAGAAGCGGCAGTGAAGTTTATCGCCTACATGAGCAAGCCTGAGGTTCAGTTGAAATGGAAAGAGCTATCCGACGCGCTTCCAGCTGTACAAAGCGTGTGGCAAGATGCTTCTATGACCTCTGATCCTAACCTTCAAGTCATTGGAGAGCAGCTAAAGCATGCTGAAGCAACGCCAGCTCTCACGGCTTATGACCAAATTTCGCAAAAATATGTAGCCCACTTCGAGCAAATTTATCGCGCTAACGCTGATGTACAGAAAGAAATGGACGCTTTGAACGTTGAAGCTGAGAAATTAATTAAATAA
- a CDS encoding cellobiose phosphorylase, translating into MTAASRSSFQVEAGQLSFTFLSSGDLYQITHNDTMINQLLSNAVDGSLNNIYLRLHRESGIVAVPLLGVRSNSRVYYSKQQVVWEGEAEGVRYQVRFLLSEAGVWFWDVHVLGNGEEIDVIYGQDIGLADQAAVRSNEAYQSQYIDHSVFEDEQRGYVVCSRQNMPQRGGFPYLQQGAWTGAAGYSTDGFQFYGLSYKETDRAEALMKPSLANEVYQYEFAYTALQTPLTKLDYELNVVFYGLFKENHAEAVTSLAFTAEVQKAWEQICAAPTLQLQEANPVRKAAAIGSPLQTVAMTVEEINGLFPERLQEEYAGDSLLSFFTATHEHVVLKDKELLVERPHGHILMTGGNDRLNTHVLTTTSYMYGLFNSQLVVGNTTFHKWVTNARNALNVPKTSGQRIYVELDGVYRLLTMPSMFEMGFNYAKWYYKTSDDLIIITNYTTVDTPEARMHVRSTSGRKHRYLVTNQVSMNDNEYILPYHMNEHQEGLEFTADSAALSSGVYSKLRYRLRVDGAEMTVADEQRLVTGMEPGGASLVVLELGASSEWSLTVQGLLLGEELPAKTASVEDAEVQVQAYRAFYKQVMNGFQLTQKGGNTAEVDKFNTLAWWYTHNMLVHYSVPHGLEQYGGAAWGTRDVCQGPTEYFMAMQNYGAVREILLTVFSHQYEEDGNWPQWFMFDKYVNVQQEESHGDIIVWPLKVLSDYLTATQDYAVLEEQIPYTTKEGFAFTSYTASLLEHAQKEIAYIKGHFLHNTHLSSYGDGDWDDTLQPANAQLKQYMVSSWTVALTYQVFTQLSAAMQAHNSAWAAELGTLSEGIKADFNRYMLQTDVIPGFLYMEQPERAELMLHPSDAVTGIQYRLLPMTRSMIAELLTAEQAEAHYDLIKRELYCPDGVRLMNRPAKYTGGVSTHFKRAEQAANFGREVGLQYVHAHIRYVEAMAKLGKVDEAWNGLAIINPVGLKDAVPNAELRQSNSYFSSSDGKFNTRYEAQERFAQLRDGSAPVKGGWRIYSSGPGIYMNQLVANVLGIRQVQGKLIIDPVLPQSLNGLQFDFEYQGIPLTFVYHLKGNGNATVKRVKINGDEMEAEFGSNRYRTGGLEISPQLLKQNPSGERAIIDIFM; encoded by the coding sequence ATGACAGCAGCAAGCAGAAGCAGCTTTCAAGTAGAGGCCGGACAACTATCGTTCACCTTTCTAAGCAGCGGCGATCTTTACCAAATTACCCATAACGACACGATGATTAATCAACTTTTATCGAATGCGGTGGATGGTTCACTAAATAATATATATTTGCGTTTGCACCGTGAATCTGGCATTGTAGCCGTTCCTTTGCTTGGCGTTCGCTCAAATAGCCGCGTCTACTATAGCAAGCAGCAGGTTGTATGGGAAGGGGAAGCAGAGGGCGTTCGTTATCAGGTGCGTTTTCTACTGTCTGAGGCAGGCGTATGGTTCTGGGATGTGCATGTGCTCGGCAATGGTGAGGAGATTGATGTGATCTATGGACAGGACATTGGACTTGCTGACCAAGCTGCTGTTCGCAGCAACGAAGCTTATCAATCGCAATATATTGACCATTCCGTATTCGAGGATGAGCAGCGCGGTTATGTCGTCTGTTCTCGCCAAAATATGCCGCAGCGCGGAGGCTTCCCTTATTTACAGCAAGGGGCATGGACAGGGGCGGCTGGCTATTCGACAGACGGCTTTCAGTTCTACGGCCTAAGCTATAAGGAAACGGATAGGGCTGAGGCGTTAATGAAGCCATCGCTAGCCAATGAGGTTTACCAATATGAATTTGCCTACACGGCTCTACAAACACCACTAACTAAGCTGGACTACGAGCTGAATGTTGTTTTTTACGGCTTATTTAAGGAAAATCATGCGGAGGCAGTAACCTCGCTAGCCTTTACGGCTGAAGTGCAGAAAGCGTGGGAGCAGATATGTGCAGCGCCTACTTTACAATTGCAAGAGGCGAATCCGGTGCGCAAAGCGGCGGCCATTGGCTCTCCTTTACAAACCGTAGCAATGACGGTGGAAGAGATTAATGGGTTGTTCCCTGAGCGCTTGCAGGAGGAGTATGCGGGAGATTCTCTGCTTTCTTTTTTCACTGCGACCCACGAGCATGTTGTATTAAAGGACAAAGAGCTGCTGGTCGAGCGTCCGCATGGCCATATTTTGATGACGGGCGGCAATGACCGCTTAAACACGCATGTTCTGACGACAACCTCTTATATGTACGGATTGTTCAACTCCCAGCTGGTTGTAGGCAACACAACGTTCCACAAATGGGTGACGAATGCCCGCAATGCGCTGAATGTGCCGAAAACGTCGGGACAACGCATTTATGTAGAGCTGGATGGCGTATATCGTCTGCTTACGATGCCGTCGATGTTTGAAATGGGCTTTAACTATGCAAAATGGTATTACAAAACGTCCGATGATCTCATCATCATTACGAATTATACAACTGTAGATACGCCGGAAGCTCGGATGCATGTCCGTTCGACAAGCGGAAGGAAGCACCGTTATCTGGTCACGAATCAAGTGTCCATGAATGATAATGAATATATTTTGCCGTATCATATGAACGAGCATCAGGAAGGTTTAGAATTTACGGCCGATTCGGCGGCGCTAAGCTCCGGTGTATATTCGAAGCTTCGTTACCGGCTGCGTGTGGATGGAGCGGAAATGACCGTTGCGGATGAGCAAAGGCTCGTAACGGGAATGGAGCCTGGCGGCGCATCGCTGGTCGTTTTGGAGCTTGGGGCTAGCAGCGAGTGGTCATTGACCGTGCAAGGCTTGCTGCTGGGGGAAGAGCTTCCAGCGAAAACTGCTAGCGTAGAGGATGCGGAAGTACAGGTGCAGGCCTATCGTGCTTTTTACAAGCAGGTTATGAATGGGTTCCAGCTTACGCAGAAAGGCGGCAATACCGCTGAGGTGGACAAGTTTAATACGCTGGCATGGTGGTACACACATAATATGCTCGTCCATTATTCGGTGCCGCACGGCTTGGAGCAATACGGCGGTGCTGCTTGGGGAACGCGGGATGTTTGCCAAGGGCCGACTGAATATTTTATGGCGATGCAAAATTACGGCGCGGTTCGTGAAATATTGCTGACGGTTTTTTCCCATCAATATGAGGAAGACGGCAATTGGCCGCAATGGTTTATGTTCGACAAATATGTGAATGTGCAGCAGGAAGAAAGCCATGGCGATATTATTGTATGGCCGCTCAAGGTGCTGAGCGACTATTTGACAGCTACGCAGGATTATGCCGTGCTGGAGGAGCAGATCCCTTATACGACGAAAGAAGGCTTTGCCTTCACGTCGTACACGGCATCGTTGCTTGAACATGCACAGAAGGAAATCGCCTATATTAAAGGACATTTCCTGCATAATACCCACTTGTCCTCCTACGGCGATGGCGATTGGGATGACACACTGCAGCCTGCCAATGCCCAGCTTAAGCAATATATGGTGAGCAGCTGGACAGTTGCGCTTACGTATCAGGTGTTTACGCAGCTGTCTGCGGCGATGCAAGCGCACAATAGCGCTTGGGCGGCAGAGCTTGGCACACTGAGCGAGGGCATTAAAGCAGACTTCAATCGTTATATGCTGCAAACCGACGTCATCCCTGGGTTCCTGTACATGGAGCAGCCAGAGCGAGCGGAGCTGATGCTGCATCCATCGGATGCGGTGACCGGCATCCAATACCGCCTGCTTCCTATGACCCGCAGCATGATTGCGGAGCTGCTTACGGCTGAGCAGGCCGAGGCGCATTATGATCTCATTAAACGAGAGCTATATTGCCCAGATGGCGTGCGGCTGATGAACCGTCCAGCGAAATATACCGGCGGTGTAAGCACGCATTTCAAGCGTGCTGAGCAGGCGGCGAACTTTGGGCGCGAGGTGGGGCTGCAATATGTACATGCCCATATCCGCTACGTAGAAGCAATGGCTAAGCTTGGCAAGGTGGATGAAGCATGGAACGGACTTGCAATCATTAACCCGGTCGGCTTGAAGGACGCTGTTCCTAATGCGGAGCTTCGCCAAAGTAATTCTTATTTCAGCAGCTCGGACGGCAAGTTTAATACGCGTTACGAGGCGCAGGAGCGTTTTGCCCAGCTGCGTGACGGCTCTGCTCCGGTTAAAGGCGGCTGGAGAATTTATTCCAGCGGGCCGGGAATTTATATGAACCAGCTTGTAGCCAATGTGCTTGGTATTCGCCAGGTGCAAGGCAAGCTGATTATTGACCCCGTGCTGCCGCAATCGCTCAATGGACTGCAATTCGACTTTGAATATCAAGGCATTCCGCTTACCTTCGTCTACCATTTGAAGGGCAATGGCAATGCGACCGTGAAACGCGTGAAAATAAATGGCGATGAAATGGAAGCTGAATTCGGCTCCAATCGTTATCGTACAGGCGGATTAGAAATTTCTCCGCAGCTGCTGAAGCAGAACCCATCTGGCGAAAGGGCGATTATCGACATTTTTATGTAA
- a CDS encoding LacI family DNA-binding transcriptional regulator, translating into MVSIKDIAKKAGVSISTVSYALNGSPKVTSETCAKILAIAKELNYVPNAAARTLKTRETKIIGVYLTDFSGAFYGDLLQGVNEMLHRKGYDMIVCSGKRSHRMLPERMIDGAIVLDATFDSDELLRYAALGHKVVVLDRELSHPNINQVLLDNKAGATLAMEHLLDRGFRKIYAIMGPVESYDAGQRLQAVKQAVERCEDLTFEAIEGNFRKESGEEAAKKILAEYTEPAAVFCMNDEMAIGVHNYVTQTDYVVGEHIHIIGFDNVELASYMQPKLATIDYSKHKWGALASEQLLKIIAGEPVENERIYVTLVEGDSVGNK; encoded by the coding sequence GTGGTCAGTATTAAAGATATCGCTAAGAAGGCTGGTGTCTCGATATCGACGGTTTCCTACGCGCTGAATGGCAGCCCAAAGGTTACATCGGAGACATGCGCCAAAATTTTAGCTATAGCCAAAGAGTTGAACTACGTGCCGAACGCAGCTGCCCGAACGCTTAAGACGCGTGAGACAAAAATTATTGGCGTATATTTGACCGACTTCAGTGGAGCCTTTTATGGGGATTTGCTGCAAGGGGTGAATGAAATGCTGCATCGTAAAGGCTATGATATGATCGTATGCAGCGGCAAACGTTCGCATCGCATGCTTCCGGAACGGATGATTGATGGGGCAATTGTGCTCGATGCCACGTTCGATAGCGATGAGCTGCTGCGCTATGCGGCGCTTGGGCATAAAGTAGTCGTGCTCGACCGCGAGCTGAGCCACCCGAACATCAATCAGGTGCTGCTTGATAACAAGGCAGGAGCTACGCTTGCGATGGAGCATTTGCTGGATCGGGGCTTTCGCAAAATCTATGCCATTATGGGTCCAGTTGAGTCCTATGACGCGGGCCAGCGGCTGCAGGCGGTCAAGCAGGCGGTGGAGCGCTGCGAAGACTTGACATTTGAAGCGATTGAAGGTAACTTCCGCAAGGAATCGGGCGAGGAAGCAGCTAAAAAAATATTGGCTGAATATACGGAGCCGGCTGCTGTTTTTTGCATGAATGATGAAATGGCGATTGGCGTACACAACTATGTAACTCAGACAGACTATGTTGTTGGCGAGCATATTCATATAATTGGTTTTGATAATGTGGAGCTGGCCTCGTATATGCAGCCAAAGCTGGCTACCATTGATTATTCCAAACATAAATGGGGAGCGCTTGCATCTGAGCAGCTGCTGAAAATTATAGCCGGAGAGCCAGTCGAGAACGAGCGAATTTATGTGACGCTGGTTGAAGGCGATTCTGTTGGCAACAAATAA